Proteins from a genomic interval of Pecten maximus chromosome 13, xPecMax1.1, whole genome shotgun sequence:
- the LOC117340500 gene encoding uncharacterized protein K02A2.6-like, with amino-acid sequence MDKHSSIFQDDWGTLKDIKARLNVKPGSHPKFCKARPVPYAIKPKVEDELDRLVGVGVLTKVNYSEWGTPIVPVMKKDGSVRLCGDFKVTLNPVLEVDQYPLPRTADIFASLAGQKFSKLDLQHAYLQMEVEESSRDLLTINTEKGLYRFNRLVYGVASAPAMWQRAMDTVLQGLKGVQCIIDDMLITGSTDEEHLQNLEAVLERLDRYGLRLRKDKFLHPLHRLLEKNRKWEWNGDCARAFAEVKKLVTSNEVLTHWVVCHASPHKPNNQHQGWPGEPAFLHARPVASP; translated from the exons ATGGATAAACATTCGTCCATATTCCAAGATGATTGGGGAACACTGAAGGACATTAAGGCAAGACTTAATGTCAAGCCGGGGTCTCATCCAAAATTTTGTAAGGCCAGACCGGTGCCATATGCTATCAAACCAAAGGTGGAAGATGAGCTTGATAGGTTAGTAGGGGTTGGAGTTTTGACTAAGGTCAACTACAGTGAATGGGGCACACCCATAGTTCCTGTTATGAAAAAAGATGGCTCCGTGCGGTTATGTGGAGACTTTAAGGTAACACTAAACCCTGTTTTGGAAGTGGATCAGTATCCTCTTCCTCGTACCGCTGATATTTTCGCATCTTTGGCAGGTCAGAAATTTTCGAAGTTGGACCTGCAACATGCCTACCTCCAaatggaggtggaggaaagctcCAGGGATTTACTGACCATAAATACCGAGAAGGGTTTATACCGATTCAATCGACTGGTGTATGGAGTAGCGTCAGCTCCAGCGATGTGGCAACGGGCCATGGACACAGTTCTACAAGGTTTAAAAGGAGTTCAGTGCATAATAGATGATATGTTGATCACAGGAAGCACGGATGAAGAACATTTGCAAAATTTGGAGGCAGTTTTGGAACGTTTGGACAGGTACGGTTTACGGTTGCGAAAGGACAAGT TTCTCCACCCTTTACACAGACTTTTGGAGAAAAACCGGAAGTGGGAGTGGAATGGTGATTGTGCCAGAGCATTTGCCGAGGTCAAAAAACTAGTTACATCAAATGAGGTGCTCACTCATTGGGTTGTTTGTCATGCCTCTCCGCACAAACCTAACAATCAACACCAAGGCTGGCCGGGCGAACCTGCCTTTCTACATGCTCGTCCCGTTGCTTCACCATGA